The nucleotide window GCTCAAATCTGTACTGCGTTGGTTGCAGGATATGCCCAGGTTCCAAGCTGAAAACCTAGAGCATAATAAAACAATATTTGAGCGAGCAAGTGATCTTGCAGCAAGGAAGGGTTGCACCCCATCTCAACTAGCACTGGCCTGGGTTCATCACCAAGGAAATGATGTGTGCCCTATACCCGGAACCACCAAGATTGAGAATTTTAACGAGAACATTAAGGCTCTGTCTGTGAAACTGACACAAGAAGAAATGGCCGAGCTTGAATCTTTTGCTTCCGCAGACGCTGTTAAGGGCGACAGATATCAGTCTGGCTTCAGCACTTGGATGAACTCTGAAACTCCACCACTGTTTTCATGGAAAGCCACATAAGTAGGTGCCTAGATTCTCCGAGTTATGTCACAATAATGTCTCTTTGTGCCTTGAGAATTTGGTGAATTTGTATTTTTGTTAAAAGACTTGGTGGTTTATGAAGTCACCAGAGTAATATGTTTAATGTTTgtctttgaaaaaataaaatgttctgtattaaaatttaaattttataaCTTACCTGAGTATCCGAGTTCGTGTGTTTGGTGGGATGGTAAGATAATGATTTTCTATTTGAAACTCATGTGTTCGAGCCTCATCaaaaatggggttaaaaaaaatttaaaaaaaaaattgtctgaGTGTCCAGTAGTTACAAAATATCTAAGGCGaacaaaaattctgaaattctTTTGAGTTAAAAGTGCTTAAATTGTTAGGGATGTATATATAGTACATCCAAATCCTTACAAGATGATTGCATGTTCTACCATGGAGGTTGAGACTCTCATGAAGTCATTCTTCGTTACTTGACTTATTTATCAAGTCTTTTGTTTGCTTGTCTCTCTGAGACATAATTTCTATGGCGTTTCTAACCTTAATTAGATTATATTATctcttttgttaaaaaaaaatgataaaaaaaattaaacgaaAGTGTGAAATATTTTATATGCCGTTTTGGCCTTAATTAGATGATATTAtctcttttattaaaaaaaaaacaaaaaaaattaaacaaaaatgtgAAATAGTTTATAacactaggccaataaccttaacatacaacactttttacacaacgaaaaaaaaaaattgttgtgtgatgagGGAAAGTGAATCATACACGTTTACAAgacttacgttgtataaggctGTTAAAATTATGAAGTTTTTAGCTAGAAGATCATTGCATAACACTTACAAGAATAATTcattgtgtgaatgaaaaaaaaaaatagcggcagattttCCTCCTAGCTTGACTCAAATTTAGCTTTAAATTGATACTACATagtacaacagaatagttatatctgttgtatgagagtagcgtgcaaaatatcatacaacaattTTTGACTTTGTGTTGTACGATCAAGAGGGAAAGGTTTGGAAATGTCTATATTTGCCCCAAAATAGCACTCATTCCCTCTCAAGACctataaattttgattaaaatataTTTGGTAATTGATGATCCCACAACCAAATGACTTATTTGTGTTGTATGAATGAGTAATGCCTAACCTAGCACCAAAATTGTCAAAGTATTTGCATATAGGCGGGAACTTTCCCTCACTACTAAAATTATGCTCAtagacatcacgacaattaAATCGGTGAGGAATACACGCGATGTAAAACAatatcattaacatcgattcctcaaagTCTGATTTGTATGCATATATGATATAACATAACTGGCATCGCTTTTTAAAATAGCCGGTGACAAAACTTTCATTTGAATTTTCAGAAAAACACTACAGGGCTgagttcaaaaattttaaacaaacGCAGGGCATGAAAAGCTCATTCCCACACTTAGCCATATTTGAACTAACATTGACCAAGGCTTGCCCTAACACTATTCGACCAAACCTACCTGTCCTCCTCTTCGTGCTCCGCCTTCGACCAAAACCCTCCTCGTCTTCATTCTCCTGCTCCAACCAGAACCCGACCCTCCTTGTCCTCCTCCTTCCGTCTCAGATCAGCTCCTCTGCTCGAAGAAACCTGGGCTCCCTCTCCACTTTTCTCCTCCTCCGACCGAGATCAATTAGTTTCTCATCTCATCTAGGACAACTTCTCATCTCAACTTCTCTCTCCAGATCGGTGTATGAATTTCTCTGCCTCTGATCCCATCCTCTTCCGACGACTGTAACTTGCGATTTTGAAGGAGGCAGAATTGTATTAAACCAGTGAGCTTTGAAGAACTTGTCGCCAGTGTTAGGTTTTTCGAGAGCGATTAGGAAGAAATGGTAGAGCTGTACGTGCTTTGTACTCGATCTGCGGACCTTGCCGCCTCCATTTCTCAGAGACTTGAAGCAGGTGGTAAATCCAATTCTAACACTGTCGTTTCAAATCAATCATATAATTCGTCCTTCAATTTCTGCTTAAATCACCATCCCTGAGCGTTTTTCTCGCTAATTGGAGTCGCTCCTAGACCGGATAGGCCTGTGCTTCGTCTTCAAAAATAATCTGGTCCCTTGTTCCGATCGGGTACGCCAATTCGCAATGCACAGAACTTGTTTGATTTATTGTCTCTGAGAGTCTGAAACTGACATGTCGTTTTAGAGCTGAAGATTCAGGGGTCTGAGAGTCTCTGAGGCCTAGTTAAAGCAGCAACTACCCATTTATGTAAAAGCGGCACTGGCGGCCGAGACCGCTGAGTTTGGCTTCCTTTTGGTCAGTGGTCCATCTCTAACGTACGCTCTTACGCCATCCCCTCGTTCCATTctactcttcttcttcacccACGACCTAACTGCTGAcgccatcaccaccaccaactGTTTCCGATTCACCAAACAAACTTATATATAAAACTCACCCAAACACCTTCCTTTACTCACTCTGCTACTATCTCCTTCTGCTCACTCATTCACAGAGAGACATTTAACACATAGACATGGCGGGTGTGAGGAGGATGAAGCTCGGGTCACAAGGCCTGGAGGTCTCAGCTCAAGGACTGGGCTGCATGGGCATGTCAGCCTTCTATGGCCCCCCGAAGCCCGAAGCCGACATGATCAAGCTCATCCACCATGCCGTCGACTCCGGCGTCACCTTCCTCGACACCTCCGACATGTACGGTCCCCACACCAACGAAATGCTCCTCGGCAAGGTATGTCCTTCACTCTTGTAATCGATCACTATTTATATGAGATCGTTTGCAATTCATTGAATTCATGGAGCAGGCTTTGAGTGGAGGGGTGAGAGACAAGGTTGAATTGGCCACCAAATTCGGTGCCAGGTTTGCGGACAACAAAATGGAGATTCGAGGCGAGCCGGCATATGTGAGAGCTTCTTGTGAAGGAAGCTTGAAACGACTTGGTGTAGATTCTATTGATCTCTATTATCAGCATAGGATTGACACCCGTGTCCCCATTGAAGTCACGGTTTGATTTCTTCTGTTTCCTCTTCAATTTGATTTCGCTGCATGCAGTCATTTTAATTCACAGATGTATTAGTTCTTCAATATCCTCTAGTTTGTGGTTTTCCTAGTGGAACTGAGGGCTTGACCACTACTAGATACTGTTTTTTGAGCCTCAGCTGTTTTCCTAGTGTACTACCTTTCTCATATGTTTATTTGGTTGTGATACTGATATTTGTGCTTGTACCACCTTTCTCATATGTTTATTTGGTTGTGATACTGATACCTTCTTCCTCATGTATGATTGACGCACTATTTATATGGGGAAAATTTGCATTATGACGTCAGTAGGAGAATAGTGATTAATGTGATTGACTCTTTTAGTTGGGATTACTACTAAACTGCAGATAATTTTCAATACTGAATTTTAAATCAAATGTGCACTGTTTTTGAGCTTCCATTTCCTATGTTGGTGCTATCTTGGGCATATATCTAGATTGCTTCTGTTATCTTATTCATATGTCTAGTTGCTTGTGTTATCATCCCCATATGTATATGACTTATGTTATGCCCATGTATAAGGGAAATTTACATTATGACACAACATCTATGAATAGAAGTACATGTTGATTAGAGTGATTGCATCCTTTAGTTGGGATGATACTACAGGTCTATAGTACAGTCCAGAAATTTATAATCTTGAATCTAAATTAATGGAAAAGATTTTGTGAACTACCTTTTGCTAAGCTCAAAAGCCACTACATTCTCTCATCCTCTTCAGTGAATATCATGTCCAAATTTGTTGATCACATAATGTTCTGTATTATCTTGTATCTTATGCATATTTCCCTACTAACTAATGATCTTTTGTTACTGTGATGCGTCAGTCAGTTATTTTGAGCAAGCTCTACTTTTCTTAAATTCCATTATTTTGTCTTTTACAAGGTGGGGGAGCTCAAGAAGCTAGTTGAAGAGGGTAAAATAAAGTATATTGGTTTGTCTGAGGCATCAGCTTCAGCAATAAGAAGAGCCCATTCTGTTCATCCAATAACTGCTGTGCAGCTGGAGTGGTCCTTGTGGTCAAGAGATGTAGAGGAAGAAATAATCCCTACTTGTCGGTAAGGCTTGACGGAGCTACCTTGATTATTATAGAGTACGTTGCTAGCAATTCATTGAGATTACTGTCCCAAATTTCTCAGGGAACTTGGCATTGGCATTGTTGCATACAGTCCTCTGGGAAGAGGATTCTTATCATCGGGGGCAAAATTCTTCGAAAATCTTCCCAATGATGATGTTCGAAAGGTTGGTTACACAAATATTaagagtaaaacccaccaatagggtcaaaacttttcttcaccggacaaaatgatacccaactttcaaacgtgatcaaaatgatacataAATTTTttaaagtgatcaaaatgatatttAGGTtttaaaaaacaaatcaacttgatacccaactttcaaaagtgatcaaaatgatacctaaagttttaaaaacaattcaatttgatacctcggtttaattttttgtaactttttgttaaaattgatcacgtgtggtgcagtattttatggcgttataataatattttacacaaaaactatttttcaattattttttattttactttgttaattctctttttcttgtatctctgcttctctctctcttcccatttttctttgtttctttagaagttgggaaacattcaaactttatttgtttctacgattgatggtagaattgaaattgaatggaatatatatatatatatttttaattctatagaagaagaagattgagttatagatgattgatggccctctgaccacaaatcacttcaatttttgtgcttgattttgcatttgatttaacaatgtAGTTAAAAAAAAGGGGGCTAAATACTGACTATTTGATTTAACTAAGAATTTgacttattagatcaaaattgaaagtacaggggtgtttttgatgaaattagaagtccatggactgaattgattttggacctaaaccacagagtagtaaccagtatttagccctaaaaaaaataaactgaggtatcaaattgatttgtttttaaaactttaggtatcattttgatcacttttaaaagttgggtatcaagttgatttgttttttaaaatttaggtatcattttgatcactttaaaaaatttaggtatcattttgatcacttttgaaagttgggtatcattttgtccggtggagaaaagttttgaccctagtggtgggttttactcaAATATTAATTGTGTTGTGCATGTGCACGTGCATTAGATAATAAACTTATGTAGCTGATCCCATGTCTCATCCTTCTATCTCCTTGAAAGTTCTTAAATCAGAAGTTTGTAGTTGGCCTTTGATAATCTGTGTTGGTGCGTACTGGTTGAATTTATTCAATAATCTTTTGTAAATTCCAGTATCCAAGCCTTAATGTATCACTCTCGAGAGGATCATTGCATGATTAAATTTCATACATATTCATAATATGTTTTGAGCTGCGGTTTCTGAGAAGAGGTATTGCAAATTTCATATAGGACAAATCATTTTTTGCCCTTTCGATTTCAACTCCGACATTTTGAGAAAGTAGAGATATTATTGATAAGTCAGGTAGCCCAGCAGCTCTCACTGCACAGCATAACTATAGTTTTGGAGTCACCCCCGCTAATTGATTATTTGACAAGTCAAAGTGTACTGTCATGCATACTCAACAAAAGGAGTGCCATGCCATGATCGTAATCATAAGAAGCTTATTACAATTCTGAAATATCTTTCAGTGCTAAGAAAATACGGCAGTTGATGTGGAAGATGCCCAAATTATTTTTCGTATTATGTATGAGTTATGTTCAATCTGCTTATTAGTGCTTTGGATATCATTTGGTTTGATAAAGCTATATTTCTTGATGCTCAAATATGTACTGCGTTGGTTGCAGTATATGCCCAGGTTCCAAGCTGAAAACCTAAAGCATAATAAAACAATATTTGAGCGAGTAAGTGATCTTGCAGCAAGGAAGGGTTGCATCCCATCTCAACTAGCACTGGCCTGGGTTCATCACCAAGGAAATGATGTGTGCCCTATACCCGGAACCACCAAGATTGAGAATTTTAACGAGAACATTAAGGCTCTGTCTGTGAAACTGACACTAGAAGAAATGGCTGAGCTTGAATCTTTTGCTTCCGCAGATGTTGTTAAGGGCGACAGGTATCAGACTAGCGTCAGTACTTGGAGGAACTCTGAGACTCCACCACTATCTTCATGGAAAGCCACATAACTAGGTGCCTAGATTCTCCGAGTTATTTCACAATAATGCCTCTTTGTGCCTTGAGAATTTGGTGAATTCGTATTTTTGTTCAAAGACTTGGTAGATGATGGAGTCACTAGAGTAATATGTTCACTGTCTGTCCTTGAAACAATAAAAAGTTAAGTATTAAACTTTGAATTTTATAACTTGTCCAAGTATCTAGGTTTGTGTGTTTGGTGAGATGGTAAGACAATGATTTTCTATTTGAAAGTGGATGGAGCTTATGTGTTCGAACCCCATCAAGGGTGGATTTTGACTTGATGCATAAACTCTTGCAAGCGTACGAATTGTGTAAGGTAAGGGAAATATTTGGACTTTAGTTTATTGTACCTCGGAAATTAGGTGTTGGACTTAACCAAGATAATCGGCGGTaggatactaaaagcacacaagaaaaatataatataaaataaaaactataaacaATCCAGGCACCAAGGCTTGGCAATGCTCGACTTAGTTCACGAcaagcctattcaaagccactaacttgtagcctcaagATGGGTATATACAAATGAGTTGATGGATTCAATGTTTAAGAGttgatttgaacttaacaaaaagtaacaAAATGCAAAGCGATTactaaaaatgcaaagaaattaataaaagtgtaaacaaTATGAATGAGACTGCCAGGTGCTAGAGAGGCTCATTAACCCAAATCTTATGTGTCGAAAGCTAATATAATGTTATTGTAGATGCAAATTTTCTACTTTGGTGGTAATcatatccaaggcggttcaaggctcaaggaccgaaattctctttcatggtattcctactccggttcaagagtcgtaggaactcacttgacatgaattagagccggttcaagggtctctaattcacatAAAGAGGCCTACAAAtggaggaattagactactaagcgacccgcccacGCATTCACTCAACAGGCATGTTTATAACctctcgaatacgaaattgaaggtttctagcttaggaattagagggggtcaaccCTCTAACTCCATcatagacatgctcaaaatacacaccctagagttgactaggctcctagacatgcattttaacccaacaaaaatagatataagcatccatcacatgaaaattgcatcattacattaaaaaaagcatcttttacacaagatttggactagggcacacaaccctagcctCCAATAATagaactactcactacccatcattaaactaacatcaatatacataattaaagaggaaaaagtgaagagaagtaaggagtaacaagaacaagccacaaattgctatagaGCAATTATAgatagccttgatttatggctccccacttttacccaaatttattaaattcttgATGCTTGGGTTTTCCCTTTGAaatttgtggaattgatgaAGCTTTATGGTGTAGTGAAGAAAAGGAAATATGAAAGTTGGCGTGGTGGTGGTTTGTTCTcggtaaagaaagaaaagaaaggatgGAGATGGGGTGCTTATAGCTACTGTAGGTAGAGAAGGGAGAGGGGTCGAATCAATGATGGTTGCTGG belongs to Rosa chinensis cultivar Old Blush chromosome 4, RchiOBHm-V2, whole genome shotgun sequence and includes:
- the LOC112198202 gene encoding probable aldo-keto reductase 2, whose translation is MAGVRRMKLGSQGLEVSAQGLGCMGMSAFYGPPKPEADMIKLIHHAVDSGVTFLDTSDMYGPHTNEMLLGKALSGGVRDKVELATKFGARFADNKMEIRGEPAYVRASCEGSLKRLGVDSIDLYYQHRIDTRVPIEVTVGELKKLVEEGKIKYIGLSEASASAIRRAHSVHPITAVQLEWSLWSRDVEEEIIPTCRELGIGIVAYSPLGRGFLSSGAKFFENLPNDDVRKYMPRFQAENLKHNKTIFERVSDLAARKGCIPSQLALAWVHHQGNDVCPIPGTTKIENFNENIKALSVKLTLEEMAELESFASADVVKGDRYQTSVSTWRNSETPPLSSWKAT